A stretch of the Fretibacterium sp. OH1220_COT-178 genome encodes the following:
- a CDS encoding complex I subunit 5 family protein, translating into MTEMVGALAYNVPFFSIFLALLAAIAAPLLPRASRAAERMTLAVILLVGAMSAHLLADLAATGRSFTFMMGHFPAPWGNELRAGPLEALLALVFCVSMGLSLLGNTGSTEEDISKERRYLYFVMINLLLSSLLALVYTNDIFTAYVFIEINTIAACAIVAAKDCSETIRAALRYLVMSLVGSGLVLISICLIYDLTGHLLMQHMHASIAELISAGRHTRSLTVSLVLMTVGLAIKSALYPFGSWLPDAHGNATNASSAILSGLVLKGHIFLIVKIFYRVFGTDAVRLLHIDSVLLIFGLAAMIMGSLNALRQTNLKRMIAWSSVAQVGYIFLGIGLNTAVGVAAACLHIIVHAIVKPMLFTAAGGLISASMHNKELHALKGAFYRNRWAGVGLISGVCSMIGIPTFAGFASKLSLALASFESPAILQGLLALALSTLLNALYYVPAAITILTPQAQAAPSLRAPKPAHSLSYSVAMTAFLALNFFLGLFYNPVMRVIERGLSVLG; encoded by the coding sequence ATGACCGAAATGGTCGGTGCCCTTGCCTACAATGTCCCATTTTTCAGCATTTTTTTAGCCTTGCTTGCGGCAATTGCCGCCCCCCTGCTCCCGAGGGCGTCGCGCGCTGCAGAGCGGATGACCTTGGCCGTCATCCTCCTGGTCGGCGCGATGTCCGCACACCTTCTGGCCGACCTGGCCGCCACGGGCCGGAGCTTCACATTCATGATGGGGCATTTTCCCGCACCGTGGGGCAACGAGCTGCGTGCAGGGCCTCTCGAGGCTCTATTGGCCTTGGTATTCTGCGTCTCCATGGGGCTGTCCCTGCTGGGCAACACCGGCTCCACCGAGGAGGACATCTCGAAAGAACGCCGGTACCTCTACTTCGTCATGATCAACCTGCTGCTGAGCTCCCTGCTGGCGCTTGTCTACACCAACGACATCTTCACGGCCTACGTCTTCATCGAGATCAACACCATCGCCGCCTGCGCCATCGTTGCAGCAAAGGACTGCAGCGAGACGATCCGGGCCGCGCTGCGCTACCTGGTGATGAGCCTGGTCGGTTCCGGGCTGGTCCTCATCTCCATCTGCCTGATCTACGATCTGACGGGACACCTGCTGATGCAGCACATGCACGCCTCCATAGCGGAGCTCATCTCGGCCGGGCGCCACACCCGTTCCCTCACCGTCTCCCTGGTCCTGATGACGGTCGGACTGGCCATCAAGAGCGCGCTCTACCCCTTCGGCTCCTGGCTCCCCGACGCACACGGAAACGCAACAAACGCGTCGAGCGCCATTCTGTCCGGGCTGGTGCTGAAGGGGCACATCTTTCTGATCGTCAAGATCTTCTATCGGGTATTTGGAACGGACGCCGTCCGGCTTCTGCATATAGACAGCGTGCTGTTGATCTTCGGCCTGGCTGCCATGATCATGGGATCGCTGAACGCCCTGCGCCAAACGAACCTGAAGCGCATGATCGCCTGGTCCTCCGTGGCGCAGGTCGGCTACATCTTCCTGGGAATAGGGCTGAACACCGCCGTCGGCGTCGCCGCGGCCTGTCTGCACATCATCGTCCACGCCATCGTCAAGCCGATGCTCTTCACCGCAGCGGGGGGGCTGATCAGCGCCTCCATGCACAACAAGGAACTCCACGCTTTGAAGGGCGCGTTCTACCGAAACCGCTGGGCCGGCGTGGGCCTGATCTCCGGGGTCTGCTCGATGATCGGCATCCCGACCTTTGCTGGTTTTGCCTCAAAGCTGAGTCTGGCGCTGGCCTCGTTCGAGAGTCCCGCCATTCTTCAAGGGCTGCTGGCTCTGGCCTTAAGCACCCTGCTGAACGCACTCTACTACGTCCCGGCGGCAATCACCATCCTGACGCCGCAGGCACAGGCCGCCCCTTCCCTCCGCGCGCCGAAGCCAGCCCATTCTCTCTCCTACAGCGTTGCAATGACGGCTTTTCTGGCTTTGAATTTCTTTCTCGGCCTGTTCTACAACCCGGTCATGCGGGTAATCGAACGGGGGCTGTCGGTCCTGGGCTGA
- a CDS encoding complex I subunit 5 family protein, whose protein sequence is MNMSLFMIFPIVLPLLSGMAFLLFRPRTEKRGHRVVTFVTLANTLMVLTAVFWAGDGTLTLWRATGSLALMFRMDVLSRTFAVLVSVIWPPVTFYAFGYLKHRPPEERFFAFFLITLGILIGIACAANFLTLYLFYELLTFATLPLVMHSQRKEAIRAAMKYLFYSITGACLALTGFFFFHQYGVSTDFTPGGVLDAAKLAGHENLMLTATLLTLIGFGAKAGLFPMHAWLPTAHPVAPTPASAVLSGLITKAGVVATARIIYFMAGPRFLRGTWVQTTLICLSLLTIFMGSMLAYMEKHLKKRIAYSSVSQVSYILFGLMLLTPEGVAGALLQLVAHAFAKSCLFLGAGVVIYFRLPNSNYHYVDQLRGVGKELPVTLTCFTLASMSLIGVPPTGGFVSKWYLAVGALHPGLGRMGLIGVIVLLISAILTAGYLLPIVTSAFFPGKDYDYSKPMPPRPPLKMQIPLILFSAATLATGMFAGPLLRYFQRFTATIF, encoded by the coding sequence ATGAACATGTCCCTGTTTATGATTTTTCCGATCGTTCTTCCTCTCCTCTCGGGGATGGCTTTCCTGCTGTTTCGCCCCAGAACGGAGAAGCGCGGGCACCGCGTCGTGACATTCGTCACCCTTGCGAACACCCTGATGGTCCTTACCGCTGTGTTCTGGGCCGGCGACGGCACCCTGACTTTGTGGCGTGCCACGGGCTCCTTGGCGCTGATGTTCCGCATGGACGTGCTGTCCCGCACCTTCGCCGTCCTGGTATCCGTGATCTGGCCTCCGGTGACCTTCTACGCCTTCGGCTATCTGAAGCATCGCCCGCCGGAGGAGCGATTTTTCGCCTTCTTTCTGATAACGCTCGGCATCCTGATCGGCATTGCCTGCGCGGCGAATTTCCTGACGCTCTACCTCTTCTACGAGCTGCTGACCTTCGCGACCCTGCCGCTGGTAATGCACTCCCAGAGGAAGGAGGCCATACGCGCCGCCATGAAGTACCTTTTCTACTCCATCACGGGCGCCTGCCTGGCTCTCACGGGATTTTTCTTCTTTCATCAGTACGGCGTCTCGACGGACTTCACCCCAGGCGGCGTCCTGGATGCGGCCAAGCTCGCCGGACACGAGAACCTGATGCTGACGGCCACCTTGCTGACCCTCATCGGATTTGGGGCGAAGGCAGGACTCTTTCCCATGCACGCCTGGCTCCCGACGGCGCATCCCGTCGCCCCGACGCCCGCGAGCGCGGTACTGTCCGGGCTCATCACCAAGGCGGGGGTCGTCGCCACCGCACGGATCATTTATTTCATGGCCGGCCCTCGGTTTCTACGCGGCACCTGGGTACAGACGACGCTGATCTGCCTCTCGCTCCTCACCATCTTTATGGGGTCCATGCTGGCCTACATGGAGAAGCACCTGAAAAAACGAATCGCCTACTCGTCCGTCAGCCAAGTGTCCTACATCCTCTTCGGCCTGATGCTGCTTACCCCGGAGGGCGTGGCCGGAGCGCTGCTGCAGCTTGTGGCTCACGCCTTCGCCAAAAGCTGCCTGTTCCTGGGCGCTGGGGTCGTCATCTATTTCAGGCTGCCCAACTCGAACTATCATTACGTCGACCAGCTCAGGGGCGTGGGAAAGGAGCTGCCCGTCACCCTTACCTGCTTTACCCTGGCCTCCATGTCCCTGATCGGCGTCCCCCCCACCGGAGGTTTTGTCAGCAAATGGTACCTTGCGGTCGGGGCGCTCCACCCCGGGCTCGGGCGAATGGGACTGATCGGGGTGATCGTCCTGCTGATCAGCGCAATACTCACGGCGGGCTATCTGCTGCCCATCGTCACCAGCGCTTTTTTCCCCGGCAAGGACTATGACTACAGCAAGCCGATGCCTCCCAGACCGCCTCTCAAGATGCAGATTCCTCTGATCCTCTTCAGCGCCGCCACCTTGGCGACGGGCATGTTCGCAGGCCCTCTGCTGCGATACTTCCAGCGGTTCACAGCAACCATCTTCTAA
- a CDS encoding complex I subunit 5 family protein → MTALFLLLPILIPFIAALGLASMRPRSRTRLALVAGTVATANTLFTLLIVRNAPADTLTLLRLSPRLSFALHLDGLGATFAVIVALLWVPTTLYALEYMKHEGREKAFFAWFTLTYGVVLGIAFSANLLTLYFFYELMTLTTLPLVMHAMDDRARAAGKKYLTYSVGGASCAFVVLVFTALHGAGAPFAMGGNLDDTVLAVPRNTLLTLYFLGFLGFGVKAAVFPFHGWLPAASVAPTPVTALLHAVAVVKGGVFAIIRLTHFVFGPGLLLGSWAQTAALALVCFTIVYGSAKALASQHLKLRFAYSTVAQLSYILLGAILLTPEGLVGSLTHMAGHALMKINLFFCAGAILYKTHREYLYDMRGIGVGMPKTLFCLAVSGMALAGLPPLAGFVGKWQIGTAAATAPYGYIGIAALMLSALLTVLYIFSVLGIATMPGRNFDFDAANKGVEDPNILMTGPMFTLAIAAILYGLYSESVLRFFGRIAAGLL, encoded by the coding sequence ATGACAGCCTTGTTTCTCCTCCTTCCCATCCTGATTCCGTTCATCGCCGCTTTGGGCCTGGCCTCAATGAGGCCCCGGTCCCGAACGCGGCTCGCGCTCGTCGCAGGGACCGTCGCGACGGCGAACACGCTGTTCACACTGCTGATCGTCCGGAACGCCCCTGCGGACACCTTGACCCTCCTTCGCCTCTCCCCTCGGCTGTCGTTCGCTCTGCACCTTGACGGCCTGGGGGCGACTTTTGCCGTGATCGTGGCTCTGCTCTGGGTGCCGACGACGCTCTACGCCCTCGAGTACATGAAGCACGAAGGACGAGAAAAAGCCTTCTTTGCCTGGTTCACCCTGACCTACGGCGTGGTGCTCGGTATCGCCTTCTCGGCAAACCTCCTGACCCTCTACTTTTTCTACGAGCTCATGACCCTGACCACGCTGCCGCTCGTGATGCACGCCATGGACGACCGGGCTCGGGCCGCAGGGAAAAAGTACCTGACCTACTCCGTGGGGGGGGCCTCCTGCGCCTTCGTCGTTTTGGTTTTTACAGCGCTGCACGGAGCCGGAGCCCCTTTCGCGATGGGGGGAAACCTCGACGACACGGTCCTGGCCGTGCCCCGCAACACGCTGCTCACTCTCTACTTTCTGGGCTTCCTGGGGTTCGGCGTCAAGGCCGCGGTCTTCCCGTTCCACGGATGGCTTCCGGCTGCGTCCGTAGCTCCCACGCCGGTCACGGCGCTGCTCCATGCCGTTGCGGTCGTGAAGGGCGGCGTCTTTGCGATCATCCGCCTGACCCACTTCGTCTTCGGCCCCGGCCTTCTGCTCGGAAGCTGGGCCCAGACCGCCGCTCTGGCGCTGGTTTGCTTCACGATCGTCTACGGGTCCGCGAAAGCCTTGGCCTCACAGCACCTGAAGCTGCGCTTCGCCTACTCCACCGTCGCCCAGCTTTCCTACATTCTTCTGGGAGCAATTCTGCTGACGCCCGAGGGCCTGGTGGGAAGCCTGACCCACATGGCCGGGCACGCGCTGATGAAGATCAACCTCTTCTTCTGCGCGGGCGCGATCCTGTACAAGACACACCGGGAGTATCTGTACGACATGCGCGGCATAGGGGTGGGGATGCCCAAAACGCTCTTCTGCCTCGCGGTATCGGGAATGGCCCTCGCCGGCCTGCCGCCCCTGGCGGGATTCGTGGGCAAGTGGCAGATCGGAACCGCGGCCGCCACCGCTCCCTACGGCTACATCGGCATCGCCGCCCTGATGCTCTCCGCGCTGCTGACGGTGCTCTACATCTTCTCCGTGCTGGGCATCGCCACCATGCCCGGCCGCAACTTCGACTTCGACGCAGCCAACAAGGGGGTCGAGGACCCAAACATCCTGATGACGGGACCGATGTTCACCCTGGCCATCGCGGCCATACTGTACGGCTTGTATTCGGAATCCGTGCTCCGCTTCTTCGGACGGATCGCCGCCGGATTGCTGTAA
- a CDS encoding complex I subunit 5 family protein yields MTGNHILLFLIVWPMLGGFISFLSGRASKRLRDYVADVVALVELAAVCHCGYFLGHPEASFLRIEGFCALGLSLKLDGFRFVYAVVIAFMWTATTIFSREYLAHYRNRNRYHLFVLMTLGAIMGVFLSANLYTTFIFFEIMSLTSYIMVIQDETRAALRAAETYLAITIIGGMVTLLGLFLLYIQTGTLDMALLPVATASMLNRSELYLAGILIFVGFGAKAAVFPLHVWLPTAHPVAPAPSSALLSGVLTKSGLFGILVLSTGIFLHNALWGLLLLALGICTMVGGAVLALFSVDIKRTLACSSMSQIGFILTGIAMQCFLGEDNALAVRGSMVYMVNHSLVKLVLFLAAGVIHMNLGKLNLNEIRGYGRGKPLLLYVFSMGALGLTGMPLWSGYVGKTLIHESIVEHIHQLHAPEHTGALSELLHSGLFTPENEVFLFQIVEWLFLISGALTVAYMLKLFTALFLTEPPPRHTHSKRAYMSVPSAAVLCLSASILPLLGFFPNRLMDPIGAMGSSFMNGSPHAHPVHYFAWSNLKGAVLTLTLGAAFYFLIVYARLMRCDSEGRRYYVDLWPKWLDLERFLYRPLLTGPLTFLGALFARSADFLCDGLGVWCFSRGLPFLSALFARATSSLLDGPVSWMLARILTKPPSLPSRNRGEGPAKPAEKDSPVSFRTFLPSSLAYSLLTFSLGFLFVLFYLLL; encoded by the coding sequence ATGACTGGAAACCATATCCTGCTGTTCCTGATCGTCTGGCCGATGTTGGGAGGATTCATCTCCTTCCTCTCCGGGCGCGCCAGCAAACGGCTCCGCGATTACGTCGCCGACGTCGTGGCACTCGTGGAGCTCGCTGCGGTCTGTCACTGCGGGTACTTCCTGGGACACCCGGAGGCCTCGTTTCTGCGCATCGAGGGCTTCTGTGCATTGGGCCTTTCCCTGAAGCTCGACGGCTTCCGGTTCGTCTACGCCGTCGTCATCGCCTTCATGTGGACGGCCACCACCATCTTCTCCCGGGAGTACCTGGCCCACTACCGGAACCGGAACCGCTACCACCTGTTCGTCCTCATGACGCTCGGGGCCATCATGGGCGTTTTCCTCTCCGCAAACCTCTACACCACCTTCATCTTCTTCGAAATCATGTCCCTGACCTCCTACATCATGGTGATCCAGGACGAGACCCGCGCCGCCCTGCGCGCCGCGGAGACTTATCTGGCCATCACCATCATCGGCGGAATGGTTACCCTCCTGGGGCTTTTCCTGCTCTATATTCAGACCGGAACGCTCGATATGGCCCTGCTTCCCGTGGCTACAGCCAGCATGCTCAACCGCTCGGAGCTCTATCTCGCGGGAATCCTCATCTTCGTGGGATTCGGGGCCAAGGCGGCCGTCTTCCCCCTCCACGTCTGGCTGCCCACGGCCCATCCCGTGGCCCCCGCGCCGTCCAGCGCCCTGCTCTCCGGCGTCCTCACAAAGTCGGGTCTGTTCGGCATCCTCGTGCTCAGCACGGGCATCTTCCTCCACAACGCGCTCTGGGGGCTGCTGCTCCTCGCGCTCGGAATTTGCACCATGGTCGGCGGTGCGGTCCTTGCCCTCTTCTCGGTGGACATCAAGCGGACCCTCGCCTGCTCCTCCATGTCCCAGATCGGGTTCATCCTCACCGGCATCGCCATGCAGTGCTTTCTCGGCGAGGACAACGCTCTGGCGGTCCGGGGCTCCATGGTCTACATGGTCAACCACTCGCTGGTCAAGCTGGTGCTCTTCCTGGCCGCTGGCGTCATCCACATGAACCTCGGGAAGCTGAACCTCAACGAGATCCGGGGCTACGGCCGCGGCAAGCCCCTGCTCCTCTACGTCTTCTCCATGGGCGCTCTGGGACTGACGGGAATGCCCCTCTGGAGCGGGTACGTCGGCAAGACGCTCATCCACGAGAGCATCGTCGAGCACATCCACCAGCTGCACGCTCCCGAGCATACCGGAGCCCTCTCCGAGCTTCTCCACTCCGGCCTTTTCACTCCGGAAAACGAGGTGTTCCTGTTCCAGATCGTGGAATGGCTGTTCCTGATCTCGGGCGCCCTGACCGTGGCCTACATGCTCAAGCTCTTCACGGCCCTGTTCCTGACCGAGCCGCCGCCGCGTCACACGCACTCGAAACGCGCCTACATGAGCGTTCCGAGCGCAGCGGTCCTGTGCCTGTCCGCCTCGATCCTCCCCCTGCTGGGGTTTTTCCCCAACCGCCTCATGGACCCGATCGGGGCGATGGGCTCCTCGTTCATGAACGGCTCACCCCACGCCCACCCCGTTCACTATTTCGCCTGGTCCAACCTGAAGGGCGCGGTTCTGACCCTGACCCTGGGCGCCGCCTTTTATTTCCTGATCGTCTACGCCCGCCTGATGCGGTGCGACTCGGAGGGGCGACGCTACTACGTCGACCTCTGGCCCAAGTGGCTGGATCTGGAACGCTTTCTCTACCGCCCTTTACTCACCGGCCCCCTGACGTTCCTGGGCGCCCTGTTCGCCCGGTCGGCCGACTTCCTCTGCGATGGCCTGGGCGTCTGGTGCTTCTCCCGCGGGCTGCCGTTCCTCAGCGCATTGTTCGCCAGGGCCACAAGCTCCCTGCTTGACGGTCCCGTCTCCTGGATGCTCGCCCGGATCTTAACCAAGCCTCCTTCGCTCCCCTCCAGGAATAGAGGCGAAGGACCTGCCAAGCCGGCCGAAAAGGACTCCCCCGTCTCCTTCAGGACATTTCTTCCGTCAAGCCTGGCCTACAGCCTGCTGACCTTCAGCCTGGGGTTCCTGTTCGTGCTGTTCTATCTGCTGCTCTGA
- a CDS encoding ArsR/SmtB family transcription factor: MGLAGEERVRRKAEILKGLAHPVRIAIAEMLEERELCACEIAEHFSCDRTTTSKHLAVMRQLGILEDRREGQNVYYRLKMVCLAQALHCIDRQEAGS, translated from the coding sequence ATGGGATTGGCCGGGGAGGAGCGGGTGCGCCGCAAGGCGGAGATCCTGAAGGGGCTGGCGCATCCGGTGCGCATCGCCATCGCGGAGATGCTGGAGGAGCGGGAGCTCTGCGCCTGCGAGATCGCGGAGCATTTTTCCTGCGACCGGACGACCACCAGCAAGCACCTGGCGGTGATGCGTCAGCTCGGGATCCTGGAGGATCGCCGGGAGGGGCAGAACGTCTATTACCGACTGAAAATGGTCTGTCTGGCTCAGGCATTGCACTGCATCGACAGACAGGAAGCCGGCTCTTAG
- a CDS encoding methyltransferase domain-containing protein yields MVRDSYGTAIERRAAGRGSVADTVTDMTRGNYDSAALEGTGEAAEHSFGCGNPVEAARLVPGERVLDLGCGAGLDLILAARAVGERGLVYGLDMTPGMLARARRNLERLGLRNVVLLRGCIEELPLYDGSADVLISNCVINLSPDKGAVFSEAARVLAPGGRFCVSDVVLLKPVPDRLRMSPSAWSG; encoded by the coding sequence ATGGTGCGGGATTCTTACGGCACGGCCATAGAGCGCCGCGCCGCCGGTCGGGGTTCCGTGGCCGATACGGTGACGGACATGACGCGGGGCAACTACGATTCCGCGGCACTCGAGGGAACGGGGGAGGCGGCGGAGCATTCCTTCGGCTGTGGGAACCCCGTGGAGGCGGCGCGGCTCGTCCCCGGGGAGCGCGTTCTGGACCTGGGCTGTGGGGCGGGGCTGGACCTGATCCTGGCGGCGCGCGCCGTCGGAGAGCGGGGGCTGGTCTACGGGCTGGACATGACGCCCGGGATGCTGGCGCGGGCGAGGAGGAACCTCGAGCGCCTGGGGCTGAGGAACGTGGTGCTCCTGAGGGGGTGTATCGAGGAACTGCCGCTCTACGACGGCAGCGCGGACGTTCTGATCTCCAACTGCGTCATCAACCTCTCGCCGGACAAGGGCGCGGTCTTCTCTGAGGCCGCACGGGTCCTGGCCCCGGGCGGACGTTTCTGCGTCTCGGACGTCGTGCTGCTGAAGCCGGTTCCGGACAGGCTCAGGATGAGTCCCTCGGCCTGGAGCGGGTGA
- a CDS encoding PhzF family phenazine biosynthesis protein, with protein MQYYVVDAFADRVFEGNPAGVCVLEDWPADALMQNIATENNLSETAFAVGGGGRYRLRWFTPGGEIDLCGHATLATAFVIDRFVEPGRESLSFETAGGELTVARKGDLYELDFPSLVPEPHAPTEAMAEALGVVPTETYLRRDLMFLLRDEAQVRDLKPDFSRLTRLADGLGVIVTARGSEFDFVSRAFFPKLGVDEDPVCGSAHCNLIPFWSARLGKETMVARQLSRRGGTLYCRLDGERVKMAGRAALYSRAELFVEPLPAGPRS; from the coding sequence ATGCAGTATTACGTCGTGGATGCCTTTGCGGACCGAGTCTTCGAGGGGAACCCCGCGGGGGTGTGCGTCCTGGAGGACTGGCCGGCCGATGCGCTCATGCAGAACATCGCCACGGAGAACAACCTCTCGGAGACGGCGTTTGCCGTGGGGGGCGGGGGGCGCTACCGGCTGCGCTGGTTCACCCCCGGAGGGGAGATCGACCTGTGCGGGCACGCCACTCTGGCGACGGCCTTCGTCATCGACCGATTCGTCGAGCCCGGGCGGGAGTCCCTGAGTTTCGAGACCGCGGGCGGCGAACTGACCGTCGCCCGGAAGGGGGATCTGTACGAACTGGACTTCCCCAGTCTCGTTCCGGAACCTCATGCCCCCACCGAAGCGATGGCCGAGGCTCTGGGCGTGGTGCCGACCGAGACGTACCTCAGGCGCGACCTGATGTTCCTCCTGCGGGACGAGGCGCAGGTGCGCGACCTGAAGCCGGACTTTTCGAGGCTGACCCGCCTTGCGGACGGGCTGGGCGTGATCGTTACGGCGCGCGGGTCGGAGTTCGACTTCGTCTCCCGGGCCTTCTTCCCTAAGCTGGGGGTGGACGAGGACCCGGTCTGCGGCTCCGCCCACTGCAACCTGATCCCGTTCTGGTCCGCTCGCCTGGGCAAGGAGACGATGGTCGCCCGGCAGCTGTCGCGGCGGGGCGGCACTCTGTACTGCAGGCTGGACGGGGAGCGGGTGAAGATGGCGGGCCGGGCGGCGCTCTATTCGCGGGCCGAATTGTTCGTGGAGCCCCTGCCGGCCGGCCCCCGATCCTGA
- a CDS encoding M20 metallopeptidase family protein: MKDVNIREEAGKLNAQLVEWRRHLHAHPELGFDTVETAAFVVERLGEMGVTEIRTGVAKNGVAAVIRGDLPGKVLGMRADMDALPVREETGLPFASTVDGRMHACGHDAHTAMLLGAARLLTAHRDKLKGAVKLIFQPSEETGSGAPAMIADGVLENPKVDAFIGLHTGNFWTGVDAGEIGYSNGPLMAAADMFTITVTGKGGHGATPHRTIDPIAIGCQIYTTLQTIVSREISPLAPAVLTIGTFQSGSAGNIVPPDCVMKGTLRALTAETRKELQDRIRGIVEGVASAMRGSASVEFHYGPPPTTNAPEMTAKLLRAAGAVVGPEHVREVDEPTMGGEDMAFFLEKAPGVFFFHPSTFGGGRDYPHHHPKFDLNEDVLWTGTGTMAQFALTWQDD; encoded by the coding sequence ATGAAGGACGTGAACATCAGGGAAGAGGCCGGGAAGCTGAACGCGCAGCTCGTGGAGTGGCGCCGCCACCTGCACGCGCACCCGGAGTTGGGGTTCGACACCGTCGAGACGGCGGCCTTTGTGGTGGAGCGGCTCGGGGAGATGGGGGTGACGGAGATCCGGACGGGTGTCGCCAAAAACGGCGTTGCCGCGGTGATCCGGGGCGATCTGCCCGGAAAGGTTCTGGGGATGAGGGCGGACATGGACGCCCTTCCCGTTCGCGAGGAGACGGGCCTGCCGTTCGCCTCCACGGTGGACGGGCGCATGCACGCCTGCGGGCACGACGCCCATACCGCGATGCTCCTGGGGGCGGCCAGGCTGCTGACGGCGCACCGCGACAAGCTGAAGGGGGCCGTCAAGCTGATCTTCCAGCCCTCGGAGGAGACGGGGTCGGGCGCGCCCGCGATGATCGCGGACGGGGTGCTTGAGAACCCGAAGGTCGACGCCTTCATCGGGCTCCACACGGGCAACTTCTGGACCGGGGTCGACGCCGGCGAGATCGGCTACAGCAACGGCCCCCTGATGGCCGCGGCCGACATGTTCACCATCACGGTCACGGGCAAGGGCGGCCATGGAGCGACCCCGCACCGCACGATCGACCCCATCGCCATCGGCTGCCAGATCTACACGACGCTCCAGACCATCGTGAGCCGCGAGATCAGCCCTCTGGCCCCGGCCGTGCTGACGATCGGGACGTTCCAGAGCGGCTCGGCGGGCAACATCGTCCCGCCCGACTGCGTGATGAAGGGGACGCTGCGCGCGCTCACGGCCGAAACCCGCAAGGAGCTGCAGGACCGGATCCGCGGGATCGTCGAGGGGGTGGCCTCCGCCATGCGGGGCAGCGCGTCCGTGGAGTTCCACTACGGACCGCCCCCCACGACCAACGCGCCCGAGATGACGGCGAAGCTGCTGCGCGCGGCCGGAGCGGTGGTGGGCCCCGAACACGTCCGCGAGGTCGACGAGCCGACCATGGGCGGGGAGGACATGGCGTTCTTCCTGGAAAAGGCGCCGGGCGTGTTCTTCTTCCATCCCTCCACCTTCGGCGGCGGGCGCGACTACCCGCACCACCACCCGAAGTTCGACCTGAACGAGGACGTGCTCTGGACCGGTACGGGCACGATGGCGCAGTTCGCCCTGACCTGGCAGGACGATTGA